In one window of Tumebacillus algifaecis DNA:
- a CDS encoding acyl-CoA thioesterase translates to MFDLDVLSYFRFVSPARVRFAETDANGHMNHVSVVIYMEQARCDYLSALDLFSMEQMARAGKTFVLARQAIDYKSQAYFNDTVDTYARVSRYGRSSLDIDYVLINRQSRSVIATATSTLVYFDTHTQKSTPLPDDLRERVEQLDASYPPISL, encoded by the coding sequence ATGTTCGATCTTGATGTCCTATCTTATTTTCGCTTTGTTTCACCTGCGCGCGTGCGTTTTGCCGAAACGGATGCCAACGGACACATGAACCACGTGTCGGTTGTGATCTATATGGAGCAAGCACGCTGTGATTACCTGAGCGCCTTGGATCTGTTCAGCATGGAGCAGATGGCCCGTGCAGGCAAGACGTTCGTGCTGGCTCGGCAAGCGATCGACTATAAGTCGCAAGCCTATTTTAATGATACGGTCGATACGTATGCCCGCGTTTCGCGCTATGGCCGCTCCTCGCTCGACATCGACTATGTGCTGATCAATCGTCAATCCCGCTCCGTGATCGCTACGGCTACGAGCACGCTCGTCTATTTCGATACCCACACACAAAAAAGCACCCCGTTGCCAGACGACCTGCGTGAGCGCGTCGAGCAGCTGGATGCTTCCTATCCACCGATCTCGCTGTAA
- a CDS encoding S-layer homology domain-containing protein has product MNWKRLALTGCLTAGLLLGPIPVAPAVYADTTIAIKTYGSGVTAEGVYQDRGVSLRGTPVFLTVESLDGDTVHLDQTKTDENGIYRFDWTMAQDFPSGLYRATVSVQGEQKSSTFNFVSKKGDGMVSPIDTGPYRFTGELNSGQKQTVLYDSGTGVQVERRSGMSFVTLNESRALSAVRGATTGTTYLTISVPTTDRYAQVTIPAAVIKEVINRFGRSAHLLIAAEAGSYDLPLPAVNETLLNSVLNSNGGSLQFTIASAEQTDRTAIQTKLQVQKINNPMLMPVQFGVQALFGGQSVPLLDYGNRFVQVSIDLTGAVLSSDQTASALFYHPRDEHLVPSPSKLFRDTVGHGKLVIKRSGNGIYVPIQDAKSFTDIQYTPQRSKIQELSNRHIINGRTTTSFAPQGNITRAEFATLMMLSLGLSDKQGTSLFRDVPKNTWFTKPVGIGSTLGLISGHDAWTFAPHSPITREEIASLMVRCLSFVEQRPYVDTTRILGQVQDRNNVSSWAREDVALAISTGILDKNISSVEPRRAATRAESADMLYNLLTYLKMI; this is encoded by the coding sequence ATGAACTGGAAACGACTTGCCCTCACCGGCTGTTTGACGGCGGGCCTCCTGCTTGGCCCCATCCCTGTAGCTCCGGCCGTTTATGCAGACACGACGATTGCCATCAAGACATACGGCTCCGGCGTGACCGCCGAAGGGGTCTATCAGGACCGCGGTGTGTCGCTACGCGGCACCCCCGTGTTCCTCACGGTCGAAAGCTTGGACGGAGATACGGTGCACCTCGACCAAACCAAGACCGATGAGAACGGCATCTACCGCTTCGACTGGACGATGGCTCAAGATTTTCCAAGCGGACTCTACCGCGCGACCGTCAGCGTTCAAGGCGAGCAAAAAAGCTCGACGTTCAACTTCGTCTCGAAGAAGGGAGATGGCATGGTCTCCCCGATCGACACAGGGCCCTACCGCTTCACAGGCGAGCTGAACAGCGGTCAAAAGCAAACGGTGTTGTATGATTCTGGCACGGGCGTACAGGTCGAACGCCGCTCCGGCATGTCCTTTGTCACGCTCAATGAGAGCAGGGCGCTAAGCGCAGTGCGCGGTGCCACTACAGGCACGACGTATCTGACGATCTCTGTGCCGACGACCGACCGCTATGCACAGGTGACCATACCGGCTGCCGTGATCAAAGAGGTGATCAACCGATTTGGCCGCAGCGCGCACCTTTTGATCGCAGCGGAGGCAGGCAGTTACGACCTGCCGCTTCCGGCGGTTAATGAAACGCTGCTGAACAGCGTGCTGAACAGCAACGGTGGCAGTTTGCAATTTACGATCGCCTCGGCTGAACAAACTGACCGCACGGCGATCCAGACCAAATTGCAGGTCCAAAAGATCAACAACCCGATGTTGATGCCTGTGCAGTTCGGCGTGCAGGCTTTGTTCGGGGGACAGTCGGTTCCTCTGCTTGACTATGGCAATCGCTTCGTACAAGTCTCGATCGATCTGACAGGAGCGGTGCTTTCCTCCGATCAAACCGCGTCCGCCCTGTTCTACCATCCGCGCGATGAACACTTGGTTCCATCGCCATCCAAATTGTTTCGTGACACGGTCGGGCATGGAAAATTGGTGATCAAACGCTCCGGCAACGGCATATACGTGCCGATTCAAGATGCGAAATCGTTCACCGACATTCAATACACACCGCAGCGGTCGAAGATTCAGGAACTGTCAAATCGCCACATCATCAACGGGCGCACCACGACATCCTTTGCACCGCAAGGCAACATCACACGCGCAGAATTTGCGACGTTGATGATGTTGTCACTGGGACTTTCCGACAAGCAGGGCACCAGCCTGTTCCGTGATGTCCCGAAAAACACTTGGTTCACCAAGCCGGTTGGCATCGGCTCCACACTCGGCTTGATCAGCGGTCATGACGCGTGGACGTTCGCACCGCACAGCCCGATCACCCGTGAGGAGATCGCCTCGCTGATGGTGCGCTGCTTGAGCTTCGTCGAGCAGCGTCCGTACGTGGACACCACTCGCATCCTCGGACAGGTACAAGATCGCAACAACGTCTCGTCCTGGGCGCGTGAAGACGTGGCACTGGCCATCTCGACAGGCATTCTCGACAAGAACATCAGCTCTGTCGAACCGCGCCGCGCCGCAACCCGTGCCGAAAGCGCCGACATGCTGTACAATCTGCTCACCTACCTCAAGATGATTTGA
- a CDS encoding ATP-binding protein yields MPRSTKLLQILLIAILIMVSFQVYLTLASLHLYAALASIFCFLLLLLLLTLYVRKEKEYAASNRELHEAMRRTEHLETVSQMAASIAHEVRNPMTSVQGFLQLMSREVNPGHAHAMYLRVMEEDLRRISTIITEYLNFSKMGSDMLEEVDLRQLLHNTCTLLQSEANMRGIIITLELPADSLFLTIDANRIKQVLINLARNAMEAIDGQAGTITLVLEDSGDRVCLKVKDTGPGISASDLPRIFNPFYTTKPTGTGLGLSISKRIIEEKGGSIAVQTEEGRGTTFFLYLPKHPF; encoded by the coding sequence ATGCCCCGTTCTACAAAGTTGCTCCAAATTTTATTAATCGCAATATTAATTATGGTGAGTTTTCAAGTTTATTTGACCTTGGCTTCCCTTCACCTTTATGCCGCACTGGCAAGTATATTCTGTTTCCTGCTCCTGCTGCTCTTGCTGACTTTATATGTGCGGAAAGAAAAAGAGTACGCTGCTAGCAACCGCGAGTTGCACGAGGCGATGCGTCGCACCGAACATTTGGAGACCGTGTCCCAGATGGCCGCATCGATCGCCCATGAAGTGCGCAATCCGATGACGAGCGTGCAGGGTTTTTTGCAGTTGATGAGCCGCGAGGTAAACCCTGGGCACGCCCATGCGATGTATCTAAGAGTGATGGAAGAAGATCTCAGGCGCATCTCGACGATCATCACCGAATATTTGAATTTCTCAAAGATGGGGAGTGACATGCTCGAGGAAGTCGATCTCCGTCAACTCTTGCACAACACCTGCACCCTCTTGCAAAGCGAAGCCAACATGCGTGGCATTATCATCACCCTCGAGCTTCCAGCGGACAGCCTGTTCCTCACCATCGATGCCAATCGCATCAAACAGGTCTTGATCAACCTGGCCCGAAACGCGATGGAAGCGATCGATGGTCAAGCAGGCACGATCACGCTCGTGCTCGAAGACAGCGGTGACCGCGTCTGCTTAAAAGTAAAAGATACCGGACCCGGCATCTCGGCGTCCGACCTGCCTCGCATCTTCAATCCGTTTTACACCACCAAACCAACTGGCACTGGCCTTGGCTTGTCGATCTCCAAGCGCATCATCGAGGAAAAAGGCGGCTCCATCGCCGTCCAGACGGAAGAAGGCAGAGGCACCACATTTTTTCTCTACCTCCCCAAACACCCCTTTTAA
- a CDS encoding S1 RNA-binding domain-containing protein, with protein MSIEVGSVVEGKVTGIKSFGAFVELAEGKTGLVHISQVSHTFINDINDVLNVGDVVQVKVLNVEDTGKISLSIKETQPKPEGSDRPRRGGNGGGRSNNAKGGGNKGGGARKAGGPATTIAHSDASTEPFNTMADQLKEWVKKAGL; from the coding sequence TTGTCTATTGAAGTTGGTTCCGTCGTCGAAGGCAAAGTCACAGGTATTAAATCGTTTGGTGCGTTTGTAGAGCTGGCAGAGGGCAAGACTGGTCTTGTTCACATCTCCCAAGTTTCTCATACCTTTATCAATGATATCAACGATGTTTTGAACGTCGGTGATGTTGTTCAAGTTAAGGTACTGAACGTGGAAGACACCGGCAAGATCTCCTTGTCGATCAAAGAAACCCAACCGAAGCCGGAAGGTTCCGACCGTCCGCGCCGTGGTGGCAACGGCGGTGGCCGTTCGAACAACGCGAAGGGTGGCGGCAACAAAGGCGGCGGCGCTCGCAAAGCTGGCGGCCCGGCTACTACCATCGCACATTCGGACGCTTCTACCGAACCGTTCAACACCATGGCAGACCAACTCAAAGAATGGGTTAAAAAGGCTGGTCTGTAA
- a CDS encoding PRC-barrel domain-containing protein — MKKSIDILGLPIFSLIDGAEIGTVKQLIIKPDTGNVQLFLVENEQNSIGVYALPYSSAIGVGDFAVTVESGAAIQEISHVENARDLILLGYQVIGTRVLSRKGQLLGSVDEFYVDEETGVITACSFLEQGSTDSVKYFHKPNIMTFGRDVIVIHDEAQIVASLNEPKTASLTLVSDSVAETAASAETSEPPASASGYLIGKVLSDDLLSETGELIAAQGTVITEELVEMVKAIGPMLFMKLNRLAVPIS, encoded by the coding sequence ATGAAAAAAAGCATCGATATTTTAGGCCTTCCCATCTTTAGTTTGATTGACGGTGCCGAGATCGGAACGGTCAAACAATTGATTATCAAACCGGACACGGGAAATGTGCAACTGTTCCTCGTCGAAAATGAACAAAACTCGATCGGGGTGTACGCCTTGCCCTATTCCTCTGCGATCGGAGTCGGCGACTTTGCGGTGACTGTCGAGTCGGGCGCTGCCATCCAAGAGATCTCCCACGTGGAGAACGCACGCGACCTGATCCTCCTCGGCTATCAGGTGATCGGGACCCGCGTCCTGTCCCGCAAAGGGCAGTTGCTTGGTTCGGTTGACGAGTTTTATGTCGATGAAGAAACGGGTGTGATCACCGCCTGCTCCTTTTTGGAACAGGGGAGCACCGATTCTGTCAAATACTTTCACAAGCCGAACATCATGACGTTTGGCCGCGACGTCATCGTCATCCACGACGAAGCGCAAATCGTCGCTTCTCTCAATGAACCCAAAACGGCTTCGCTTACGCTCGTCAGCGATTCTGTGGCGGAGACGGCTGCTTCGGCAGAGACGTCTGAGCCGCCTGCGTCCGCTTCTGGCTATCTGATCGGCAAAGTGCTCAGCGACGATCTGCTCTCCGAAACGGGTGAGCTGATCGCAGCTCAAGGCACCGTCATCACGGAAGAGCTGGTCGAGATGGTCAAAGCGATCGGCCCGATGCTGTTCATGAAATTGAACCGTCTGGCTGTACCCATCAGCTGA
- a CDS encoding fibronectin type III domain-containing protein has product MHQHRWSPRWRTPLALLTVLLLIATLIPILPPQQAEADADITLSSSVFPLGYPGTKITLTGGNMFPFHTGAQITLYNQSGQKVDAIADIQYLDNRRMSFTLKPGLIEGHYRLLVMSYETAIAEIHVMSSYDPTNVRVTPGADRDIRIDWTDPGAIDLREVIIQYGPINLTNYLHTVTVPRSQQTVTLRDLEHNKRYKIKLFTRKVDGTTSQGTEFTNNGAGYLAQDSTPPGELTSLVVRSIPNGFDLSWKDPVDPDLSLVTIQYAEHGTNRWSDGYVVAKGVEHAVLREMNTSKRYDFRFTKTDLFGNWSLQVATNNGYGYTFDTTPPSNVTSFSVSAPSKTSALLTWVDPSDSVSADLHHVKIYLRSALTDWISVGRVDKGVRQFTLNGLSGNIEYTFKVTAVDSFGNESSGVTVSRTIDTFSLTDLRNLTVSQESEGGLKLAWSETGTAINFNQFKVYYAPHGTTEFRETVLSNKSTRSAYLRDMPRGTYDLQFRLYDSKGVEQAFHLLDNGGHGFYVAGKSGGNYPAELGGVRIQPVDMKKMLLSWNPASTDGTHVEIYSAERSLSPVWKLVERVDKRIQRYEVSNLLLDRDYFFKLIVVDTNKNTSSYGIIFDNSGYGYNLTSGDIYPPHEVTNASASLSGNALTVSYFEPNDADFEKVMIYAQKLGGSEVKRFDAARGQGGMTIRDLTAGTTYTLRITTVDTSGNESQGVTLTNNGRGFTIPLGSGQAQNEVRNALLIPDTTKLTVRFTDPLSADYKQTVVALKKSTSSSYTSTKTVLKGNNEVTFDGLDPNSMYQVRITTLSTANTESAGVYLGGTTGIGLQPISKVTQANVTEQKGKLTVTWQDPVNTLPSGVQVEVQPRGSSVWSEPLIVQPGTGRAVFTGLSETESYKVRVTTLLNQVASTPVLLENSSSGYRPSPVELYANPSQITYDASLTQRISLLGVNTRFPYNNKEISAKLYTSNGEDVSTAITAQNTNSSTRYDLTLRRSLQPGLYKLVLSTFDDGEFISWIKVVDRAPLVQAVALDQAAMNSGYSSFTAKVTGTGFKTGAKVLIDGTTEVSPSSITSDSLSFTMPSGLLPGVHKVVVKTADGTSAPLGFTVHPFSAAVSYTAATTRSGLHKAEVRVKNHDNNIRNSKVLVMVRKNGKLIETKEFQATFSAFETVNFKLDFGGQNTVYADGPTNSLSIQAFVIDSYTATPLAETVNYYRTLNL; this is encoded by the coding sequence TTGCATCAGCACCGCTGGTCCCCAAGATGGAGGACCCCGCTTGCGCTGCTCACTGTACTTTTGCTCATCGCCACGCTGATCCCGATCCTTCCGCCTCAACAGGCCGAAGCAGATGCGGACATCACCTTATCCAGTTCTGTCTTCCCCCTTGGCTACCCTGGTACCAAGATCACATTGACTGGGGGCAACATGTTTCCGTTCCACACCGGCGCGCAGATCACGCTCTACAATCAGAGCGGACAAAAGGTCGATGCGATCGCCGACATCCAATATTTAGATAACAGGCGCATGTCGTTTACATTGAAGCCGGGCTTGATTGAGGGCCACTATCGACTTCTCGTCATGTCTTATGAAACGGCAATTGCCGAAATCCATGTGATGAGCAGTTACGACCCGACCAACGTACGGGTCACGCCGGGCGCAGACCGTGACATTCGCATCGACTGGACCGATCCTGGCGCGATCGATCTGCGCGAAGTCATCATCCAATACGGACCGATCAACTTGACAAACTATCTTCACACGGTGACCGTCCCCCGTTCGCAACAAACGGTTACCCTTCGAGATTTGGAGCACAACAAACGCTATAAAATCAAACTGTTTACGCGCAAAGTGGATGGCACCACTTCGCAAGGTACCGAATTTACCAACAACGGAGCGGGATACCTCGCTCAGGACAGCACACCTCCAGGGGAGCTGACCAGCTTGGTGGTTCGCTCGATTCCCAACGGTTTTGACCTGAGCTGGAAAGACCCTGTCGATCCCGATTTGAGCCTCGTCACCATTCAATATGCAGAGCATGGCACCAACCGCTGGTCGGATGGCTATGTCGTCGCCAAAGGCGTCGAACATGCTGTGCTTCGAGAGATGAACACCTCGAAACGATACGATTTCCGCTTTACCAAGACGGACCTGTTCGGTAACTGGTCCCTACAGGTGGCGACCAACAACGGCTACGGGTACACGTTCGACACGACACCGCCGTCAAACGTTACCAGCTTCAGCGTATCGGCTCCATCCAAAACGTCAGCGTTGCTCACCTGGGTTGACCCGAGCGATTCCGTCTCTGCCGATCTTCACCATGTCAAAATTTATCTCAGATCTGCCCTCACCGACTGGATCTCGGTCGGACGAGTTGACAAAGGGGTCAGACAGTTCACTTTGAACGGTCTGTCCGGCAACATCGAATACACGTTTAAAGTGACAGCAGTAGACAGCTTCGGCAACGAATCGAGCGGTGTGACCGTCTCCCGCACGATCGATACATTTTCGTTAACCGACCTCCGCAACCTGACCGTCTCCCAAGAGAGTGAAGGCGGCCTGAAGCTGGCGTGGAGCGAGACGGGAACTGCGATCAATTTCAATCAGTTCAAAGTTTATTATGCGCCGCACGGTACGACCGAGTTCCGCGAGACGGTGTTGAGCAACAAAAGCACGCGCTCAGCCTATCTGCGCGATATGCCGCGCGGCACGTACGACCTGCAGTTCCGCCTTTATGACAGCAAAGGGGTGGAGCAAGCTTTTCACCTGCTGGATAACGGTGGACACGGCTTCTATGTAGCAGGCAAATCGGGAGGAAACTACCCGGCCGAACTTGGCGGCGTACGGATTCAGCCTGTAGACATGAAAAAGATGCTGCTTTCCTGGAACCCCGCTTCCACCGACGGTACACATGTCGAAATCTATTCGGCAGAACGCTCCTTGTCGCCAGTCTGGAAGCTTGTCGAACGCGTGGACAAGCGAATCCAGCGCTATGAAGTCAGCAATCTGCTACTCGACCGCGATTATTTCTTTAAATTGATCGTCGTCGATACGAACAAAAACACCAGCTCCTATGGCATCATCTTTGACAACAGCGGGTATGGGTACAACCTGACCAGCGGTGACATCTATCCGCCGCATGAAGTGACAAACGCAAGTGCTAGCTTGTCAGGCAATGCGTTGACCGTCTCCTATTTCGAACCGAATGATGCCGATTTTGAAAAGGTCATGATCTATGCCCAGAAGCTCGGCGGTTCCGAAGTGAAGCGCTTTGATGCTGCACGCGGTCAAGGCGGCATGACGATTCGCGACCTGACTGCGGGCACGACCTATACGCTGCGCATCACCACCGTCGATACGAGTGGCAACGAGTCACAAGGCGTGACCTTGACCAACAATGGCCGCGGTTTCACCATTCCGCTCGGCTCAGGTCAAGCGCAAAACGAAGTGCGCAATGCACTGCTGATCCCAGATACCACCAAATTGACGGTGCGTTTCACCGATCCGCTTTCTGCCGACTACAAGCAGACTGTGGTCGCACTGAAAAAGAGCACCAGCAGTTCCTACACGAGCACCAAAACGGTACTGAAAGGCAACAATGAGGTAACTTTTGATGGTCTCGACCCGAATTCGATGTACCAAGTTCGCATCACGACGCTGTCCACTGCGAACACCGAATCGGCTGGTGTCTATCTCGGCGGCACCACAGGCATTGGCCTGCAACCGATCAGCAAAGTGACTCAAGCCAACGTGACCGAACAAAAGGGCAAACTGACCGTCACTTGGCAGGACCCGGTCAACACCTTGCCATCCGGTGTACAGGTCGAAGTGCAGCCGCGCGGAAGCTCCGTGTGGAGTGAACCGCTGATCGTACAACCGGGCACAGGGCGCGCCGTCTTCACAGGGCTTAGTGAGACCGAAAGCTACAAGGTCAGAGTGACCACCTTGCTCAATCAAGTCGCTTCCACCCCTGTGTTGCTGGAGAATAGCTCCAGCGGCTATCGTCCGAGTCCGGTCGAACTGTATGCAAATCCGTCGCAGATCACCTATGATGCCAGCCTCACACAGCGCATCTCTCTGCTTGGTGTGAATACTCGTTTCCCGTACAACAACAAAGAGATTAGCGCCAAGCTGTACACGTCGAACGGCGAAGACGTCTCCACTGCGATCACCGCGCAGAACACCAACTCGTCAACCCGCTACGACCTCACGCTGCGCCGCTCGCTGCAGCCCGGTCTGTACAAATTGGTGCTCAGCACCTTCGATGACGGTGAGTTCATCTCGTGGATCAAAGTGGTTGACCGTGCACCACTGGTGCAAGCGGTAGCGCTCGATCAGGCTGCCATGAACTCCGGATATTCATCCTTCACCGCCAAAGTGACCGGCACCGGATTTAAGACAGGTGCCAAAGTGTTGATCGACGGCACGACCGAAGTGTCCCCGTCCTCGATCACGTCCGACAGCTTGTCGTTTACGATGCCGTCTGGGCTCCTGCCCGGCGTGCACAAAGTGGTGGTCAAAACGGCAGACGGCACCTCGGCACCGCTCGGGTTTACCGTTCATCCATTCAGCGCCGCCGTCTCGTATACGGCAGCCACCACCCGAAGCGGCCTGCACAAGGCGGAAGTACGAGTCAAAAATCATGACAACAACATTCGCAACAGCAAAGTGCTCGTCATGGTGCGCAAAAACGGCAAATTGATCGAGACGAAAGAATTCCAAGCCACGTTCAGTGCATTTGAAACGGTCAACTTCAAGCTCGATTTTGGCGGCCAGAACACCGTCTATGCTGATGGACCGACCAATTCGCTGTCCATTCAAGCGTTTGTGATCGATTCGTACACCGCAACACCGCTGGCAGAAACGGTCAACTACTACCGAACACTCAATCTCTAA
- the speD gene encoding adenosylmethionine decarboxylase yields the protein MEEYSTFGRHVAVDTWGVEFDILNNGEFLKDRMVEAAEKSGATVLSVQYKQFDPQGATVLVLLSESHLSIHTYPEKGFAALDCYTCGDTVDPQVAIDYLLEIFKPQRIFDKMLKRGLEGPIEVLK from the coding sequence ATGGAAGAATATTCTACTTTCGGCAGACACGTTGCAGTTGACACATGGGGTGTAGAGTTTGACATCCTGAACAATGGCGAATTCCTGAAGGATCGCATGGTTGAAGCGGCTGAGAAGAGCGGCGCGACTGTTCTTTCGGTACAATACAAGCAATTTGACCCGCAAGGTGCAACTGTACTCGTATTGTTGTCCGAATCTCACCTGTCGATTCATACGTATCCGGAAAAAGGTTTCGCTGCATTGGATTGCTACACCTGTGGTGATACTGTGGATCCTCAAGTTGCGATCGACTACCTGTTGGAGATTTTCAAGCCGCAACGCATTTTTGACAAAATGCTCAAGCGTGGTTTGGAAGGTCCGATCGAAGTACTTAAGTAA
- a CDS encoding 3D domain-containing protein, translating into MMNLNHAMLALVLSFFFVITQLSTPVQAGSDLQFLASTTDQEGVLYGPPIPSQIPTLASRSGSNLPKDVLTITPQTLAYTVQKGDSLYEIAKVFGTSPQALSQMNSIANPSLLTVGQELQVPNINNQQITTDYKIKQVLSADLTAYTAGPESTGKSPGHPAYGITASGKYVKDQHTIATDPAVIPLGTKVYIEGIGIRTSEDTGGAILGNRIDVYMNDLKEAIQFGVKRNIKVYILEDSDVSA; encoded by the coding sequence ATGATGAACCTTAATCACGCAATGCTCGCTCTGGTGCTGAGTTTCTTCTTTGTGATCACACAGCTGAGCACACCGGTTCAAGCCGGATCTGATCTTCAGTTCTTGGCAAGTACGACCGATCAGGAAGGCGTCTTGTACGGCCCCCCGATTCCAAGTCAAATTCCTACGCTGGCATCGCGCTCCGGCTCGAACTTGCCAAAAGATGTACTCACCATCACCCCCCAGACGTTAGCTTATACGGTCCAAAAGGGTGATTCCCTCTACGAAATCGCCAAAGTATTCGGTACTTCTCCCCAAGCGCTGAGCCAAATGAACAGCATCGCGAACCCTAGTCTGCTGACCGTCGGTCAGGAACTGCAAGTCCCGAATATAAACAATCAGCAAATCACTACCGACTACAAAATCAAGCAGGTGCTGAGCGCCGACCTGACCGCGTACACAGCAGGACCGGAATCGACTGGCAAATCACCTGGTCACCCAGCCTACGGAATTACTGCGAGCGGCAAGTATGTCAAAGACCAGCACACCATCGCCACCGACCCCGCTGTCATCCCGCTTGGCACCAAAGTCTATATTGAAGGAATAGGAATCCGCACGTCCGAGGACACTGGCGGCGCGATTCTTGGCAATCGGATTGACGTCTACATGAATGATCTGAAGGAGGCCATCCAGTTTGGCGTAAAACGCAACATCAAAGTCTACATCTTAGAAGACAGCGACGTATCCGCATAA
- a CDS encoding ATP-binding cassette domain-containing protein, whose amino-acid sequence MKIQVDGLQFGTGYNGVLGPRGVGKTRLLKKMAQVEEGTNGQTCYVSRAMDSFHELTIKEYLCYMAGTKAIPREDVTRKVNDSIELMYLNRWADRTIGELSTLMKSKALVAKALLSDSQVLLLDEVLAELSEQERMMIGYALGEAAKERVVVVASNLGDSLEGLLDTLCLLHPEKEAAHVSANTAYSWVEGKVWEYVAPKLPQAAEGRIVTAVKMLEDGVYVREIADFVPYEEVSQVTPTLTDAYLWWAGQR is encoded by the coding sequence ATGAAGATTCAAGTGGATGGACTACAATTTGGCACCGGCTACAACGGAGTGTTGGGACCACGCGGTGTAGGCAAGACACGTCTGTTGAAAAAGATGGCCCAAGTAGAGGAAGGAACAAATGGGCAGACTTGTTATGTATCACGAGCGATGGATTCCTTCCATGAACTTACGATAAAAGAGTACCTTTGCTACATGGCCGGAACCAAGGCGATCCCGAGAGAAGACGTAACTCGCAAAGTGAATGACAGCATCGAGTTGATGTACTTGAACCGTTGGGCGGATCGGACGATCGGTGAACTTTCTACGTTGATGAAGAGCAAGGCACTGGTGGCGAAAGCGTTGCTCAGCGACTCGCAGGTGCTGTTGCTCGATGAAGTTTTAGCCGAATTGAGCGAGCAGGAACGAATGATGATCGGGTACGCACTTGGAGAAGCGGCGAAAGAGCGCGTGGTGGTGGTGGCGAGCAATTTAGGTGACTCGCTGGAAGGTTTGCTCGATACGCTCTGTTTGTTGCACCCGGAAAAAGAAGCGGCGCATGTCAGCGCCAATACGGCCTATTCCTGGGTGGAAGGTAAGGTGTGGGAGTATGTGGCGCCGAAACTGCCGCAGGCAGCAGAGGGACGAATCGTCACCGCTGTGAAAATGCTGGAAGATGGCGTGTACGTCAGAGAGATCGCTGATTTTGTTCCTTATGAAGAAGTCAGTCAAGTGACGCCGACGCTCACAGACGCCTATCTGTGGTGGGCAGGTCAGCGCTAA